Proteins encoded by one window of Xyrauchen texanus isolate HMW12.3.18 chromosome 24, RBS_HiC_50CHRs, whole genome shotgun sequence:
- the LOC127617795 gene encoding reticulon-1-A-like isoform X3, whose protein sequence is MVDLLHWRDLKQSGLVFGSMLLLLFSLTQFSVVSVVAYLALAVLSATISFRVYKSVLQAVQKTDEGHPFKAYLEVEIALSADQISKYVDKTQLYVNSTMKELRRLFLVQDLVDSAKFAVLMWLLTYVGALFNGLTLMILVVVSMFTLPVVYEKYQTQIDQYLGLVRSNINSIMGKIREKVPGAKKKE, encoded by the exons A TGGTAGATCTGTTGCACTGGCGGGATCTGAAGCAGTCTGGACTAGTGTTCGGCAGCATGTTGCTGCTGCTGTTCTCTTTAACCCAGTTCAGCGTGGTGAGCGTGGTAGCATATCTTGCTCTGGCTGTCCTCTCTGCCACCATCAGCTTCCGAGTCTACAAATCAGTCCTGCAAGCAGTGCAGAAAACCGATGAGGGACATCCCTTCAA GGCTTATCTGGAGGTAGAGATTGCTCTCTCTGCAGATCAGATCAGTAAGTATGTGGATAAAACTCAGCTGTATGTCAACTCCACCATGAAGGAGCTTCGTAGGCTGTTCTTGGTTCAGGATCTGGTGGACTCTGCAAAG TTTGCAGTGTTGATGTGGTTGTTGACCTATGTGGGAGCTCTGTTTAATGGCCTGACCCTGATGATTCTAG tGGTGGTTTCCATGTTCACCTTGCCAGTTGTTTACGAGAAGTACCAG ACGCAGATTGATCAATACTTGGGCCTGGTGCGCTCCAATATTAACTCAATAATGGGAAA AATTAGAGAGAAGGTACCTGGGGCCAAAAAGAAGGAATAA
- the LOC127618248 gene encoding phosphoglycerate mutase 1-like, protein MAAYKLVLIRHGESCWNQENRFCGWFDADLSETGAQEAKKGGQALKDAGFEFDICYTSVLKRANRTLWIVLDSIDQMWLPVHRTWRLNERHYGGLTGLNKAETAAKHGEDQVKIWRRSYDTPPPPMDADHDFYSIISKDRRYGDLTEDQLPSCESLKDTIARALPFWNEEIVPQIKEGKRVLIAAHGNSLRGIVKHLDGMSEEAIMDLNLPTGIPILYELDKNLKPVKPMQFLGDEETVRKAMEAVAAQGKAKK, encoded by the exons ATGGCTGCCTACAAGCTGGTTCTCATTCGCCATGGTGAGAGCTGCTGGAACCAGGAGAATCGCTTTTGCGGTTGGTTCGACGCGGACCTGAGCGAGACAGGGGCACAGGAGGCAAAGAAAGGCGGTCAAGCTTTAAAAG ATGCGGGGTTTGAGTTTGACATTTGTTACACTTCGGTGCTGAAGAGAGCCAACCGGACGTTATGGATCGTTTTGGATAGCATCGATCAGATGTGGTTGCCTGTGCACAGGACCTGGCGGCTAAATGAACGCCATTATGGCGGACTCACTGGGCTGAACAAGGCCGAGACTGCCGCCAAGCATGGTGAAGACCAGGTTAAAATTTGGAGGCGCTCCTATGACACCCCCCCGCCTCCTATGGATGCAGATCATGACTTTTACAGCATCATTAGCAAG GACAGGCGGTATGGTGACTTAACAGAGGACCAGCTACCTTCTTGTGAGAGTTTGAAGGACACGATTGCACGTGCCTTACCATTCTGGAATGAGGAGATCGTACCTCAAATCAAGGAGGGAAAGAGAGTGTTGATCGCAGCCCATGGAAACAGTTTGAGAGGCATTGTGAAGCACTTAGATG GTATGTCTGAGGAGGCCATCATGGATCTGAATCTGCCCACTGGCATCCCTATACTTTATGAGCTAGACAAGAATCTGAAGCCTGTCAAGCCAATGCAGTTCCTTGGAGATGAGGAAACTGTTCGCAAGGCTATGGAGGCTGTGGCGGCCCAGGGCAAAGCCAAGAAATAG
- the LOC127617795 gene encoding reticulon-1-A-like isoform X2 produces MGGSVVDLLHWRDLKQSGLVFGSMLLLLFSLTQFSVVSVVAYLALAVLSATISFRVYKSVLQAVQKTDEGHPFKAYLEVEIALSADQISKYVDKTQLYVNSTMKELRRLFLVQDLVDSAKFAVLMWLLTYVGALFNGLTLMILVVVSMFTLPVVYEKYQTQIDQYLGLVRSNINSIMGKIREKVPGAKKKE; encoded by the exons TGGTAGATCTGTTGCACTGGCGGGATCTGAAGCAGTCTGGACTAGTGTTCGGCAGCATGTTGCTGCTGCTGTTCTCTTTAACCCAGTTCAGCGTGGTGAGCGTGGTAGCATATCTTGCTCTGGCTGTCCTCTCTGCCACCATCAGCTTCCGAGTCTACAAATCAGTCCTGCAAGCAGTGCAGAAAACCGATGAGGGACATCCCTTCAA GGCTTATCTGGAGGTAGAGATTGCTCTCTCTGCAGATCAGATCAGTAAGTATGTGGATAAAACTCAGCTGTATGTCAACTCCACCATGAAGGAGCTTCGTAGGCTGTTCTTGGTTCAGGATCTGGTGGACTCTGCAAAG TTTGCAGTGTTGATGTGGTTGTTGACCTATGTGGGAGCTCTGTTTAATGGCCTGACCCTGATGATTCTAG tGGTGGTTTCCATGTTCACCTTGCCAGTTGTTTACGAGAAGTACCAG ACGCAGATTGATCAATACTTGGGCCTGGTGCGCTCCAATATTAACTCAATAATGGGAAA AATTAGAGAGAAGGTACCTGGGGCCAAAAAGAAGGAATAA